A genomic stretch from Telopea speciosissima isolate NSW1024214 ecotype Mountain lineage chromosome 7, Tspe_v1, whole genome shotgun sequence includes:
- the LOC122669820 gene encoding putative phosphatidylglycerol/phosphatidylinositol transfer protein DDB_G0282179 gives MEVVQFKFVLPFLFAAFLLIPSIQATEVHYCDRKGHYAVAVSEVEISPDPVVRGKPATFSIMASSGEAISGGKVVIDVSYFGVHIHKETHDLCEETSCPISGGDFVLSHSQVLPGYTPPGSYTLKMIMNDADRKELTCVTFGFHIGIGSSVADI, from the exons ATGGAGGTAGTTCAATTCAAGTTCGTCCTTCCATTTCTTTTCGCTGCTTTCCTGCTCATCCCATCAATtcaagccacagaagttcactaTTGTG ATAGGAAAGGTCACTATGCCGTTGCGGTGTCTGAAGTTGAAATATCTCCAGACCCTGTGGTGAGAGGCAAGCCTGCTACCTTCAGCATTATGGCATCTTCAG GTGAAGCCATCTCTGGTGGGAAGGTAGTTATTGATGTTTCTTACTTTGGGGTACACATCCACAAGGAGACCCATGACCTTTGTGAGGAAACATCATGCCCGATTTCAGGAGGCGATTTTGTGCTTTCTCATTCCCAAGTCTTACCAGGATACACTCCACCA GGTTCCTACACACTGAAGATGATAATGAATGATGCAGATCGGAAAGAGTTGACTTGTGTTACCTTTGGTTTCCACATCGGGATAGGTTCATCAGTGGCCGATATTTAA
- the LOC122669818 gene encoding uncharacterized protein At5g39865-like translates to MKGLKGRFLKKLKSIRPVTSLKPERILQVNASDGFLDSFFPHCNNRVPQNPPICKEQDDKINQTNLSKLEPEIINISELMKDLEEDEEMDSQLGEDDVGDKENIGLSVKPIHTFSMKQSRNPEATIILPEPASCHLRNGPLSELDVSSLRRPDPPPVDHNSQIQESSSQSAIRPGPLSEIDISSFRRPELNSESHFDPNLLTAFEQGAMDHIRAHEAERKARVIAVMDTKERKAEPESPSKSCRMEEKLLLEFEEKCPPGGSDAVILYTTSLRGIRKTFEDCNSIRFLLGSFRVLFYERDVSMHLEFREELWKILGGRVVPPRLFIKGRYIGGTEEVVGLHEQGKLRQLLQGFPADQTDSQCDGCAGIRFVLCFNCSGSRKIIPEVGEEEEEEEGLPIRCPECNENGLIICPVCC, encoded by the coding sequence ATGAAAGGTTTGAAGGGAAGATTCCTAAAGAAACTGAAATCCATTCGTCCCGTCACTTCCTTGAAACCAGAACGAATTCTTCAGGTAAACGCCTCAGATGGATTCTTAGATTCCTTCTTTCCCCACTGTAACAACCGGGTACCTCAGAATCCACCCATCTGCAAAGAACAAGATGACAAGATCAATCAAACTAATCTTTCCAAGCTGGAACCCGAAATTATTAACATCTCGGAGCTCATGAAAGACCTTGAAGAAGACGAGGAAATGGACTCTCAGTTGGGCGAAGACGATGTTGGCGACAAAGAAAATATTGGGCTCTCAGTAAAGCCGATACACACGTTTTCTATGAAGCAAAGTCGAAATCCAGAGGCAACCATCATCTTACCAGAGCCCGCAAGCTGTCATCTTCGCAATGGCCCATTGTCGGAGCTGGACGTGTCATCTCTCCGGCGACCTGACCCTCCACCTGTCGATCACAATTCACAGATTCAAGAGTCATCATCACAGTCTGCAATACGTCCAGGCCCCTTGTCAGAGATCGACATCTCCTCTTTCCGGCGACCAGAACTGAATTCAGAAAGCCACTTTGATCCCAACCTTCTTACAGCCTTTGAGCAGGGAGCGATGGATCACATTAGAGCCCATGAAGCTGAGAGAAAAGCTAGAGTTATTGCGGTAATGGAtacgaaagaaagaaaagctgAACCTGAATCTCCATCGAAATCTTGCCGGATGGAAGAGAAACTTCTCTTAGAATTCGAAGAGAAATGCCCACCCGGAGGAAGTGACGCTGTAATTCTGTACACGACAAGCCTTCGAGGGATAAGAAAGACATTTGAGGATTGCAATAGCATCAGGTTTCTGTTGGGAAGCTTCAGGGTTTTGTTCTATGAGAGAGATGTGTCGATGCACTTGGAGTTCAGGGAGGAATTGTGGAAGATCTTGGGAGGCAGAGTAGTCCCTCCGAGGTTGTTCATAAAGGGAAGGTACATTGGAGGAACTGAAGAGGTGGTAGGCTTGCACGAACAAGGCAAATTGAGGCAGCTCTTGCAGGGATTTCCAGCTGATCAGACCGACAGCCAGTGCGATGGGTGCGCCGGAATACGGTTTGTGCTCTGCTTCAATTGCAGCGGCAGTCGGAAGATCATTCCCGAAGTgggggaagaggaggaggaggaggaggggttGCCCATTAGATGCCCCGAGTGCAATGAGAATGGATTGATTATATGCCCTGTTTGCTGCTGA